From the genome of Brassica oleracea var. oleracea cultivar TO1000 chromosome C4, BOL, whole genome shotgun sequence:
TACAATATTGAGAACTTTTTAAAATTAGAATAAATCAGAGATCTACTCTATCAAACTATCACTCGGCTTGCTCCCAGAATAATACCAACCATAGTACACGTTGTCTGGCAATGGTGATATCAATTAGCTAAAGGATGTTTGGTCAGGGGCTTTCTCTCCAAAGCTCAAAGTCTTTATTTGTCAGTAAGATACAAAAGGCCCTGCCCTTCGGAGAAAATCTGTAGATACGTGGTGTCAATTCAGAGTCAAAGTGTATAAGATGTGGTGAGACAGAATCAGCAACTCACATTTTCTTGTTAATTTATAGTTTTATACTATAGTTAGATTGTAAGAACATGATTAACCCGGGGTTCTTATGATGGGGTTCTTAACAAAAGTTAAAAAACTGTTTTTTAATTTTTAACTAAAAAAGCTAAGAACCGGTTTTTAAATAAAGACTTTAAAAACCGGTTCTTAGTTTTTTTAGTTAAAAATTAAAAAACAGTTTCTTAACTTCCGCTAAGAACTCCACTCTAAAAATCCCGGGTTAATCATGGTCTAAGAGCATCAGCATTGACATAATATCTCACAAGAGTACCTTTACATTTATAATATCACTATAATTAGTTTTAATAATTAAATTTTAAATTTAACATCATTAGACCAATAGAAAGATTACAGGTAAGAGAAGTCTCTGATCTATTTTTTACGTTTTTGAGAGCACCTCCGACGGAGGATTTTAGACTAGAATCCTTAGCAAAATAATATTAAGATATTTGGTGGGGTTCACAATCTGTTAAGAATTAGGTACTTAAAACTCTTAATTAAAAACTGATTGTTAGTGAATCCTTATTCGCGGGTCCCACGACACGTGGTGATCCGCGATTGGTTCTGTTTTAAATTTAAAAAAAAAACGGACAAAAAAAATAACAATAAAATTTTTTAAAAAATTTATCTATAATTCCGAGTCACCGAGAACACCATTGAAGTTGCTCTGAAGAACACTCGATTCTTACTTCTCTCTTACTTTTTCTGTTTATTTCAGAGTTAATATTGTGAGAAACTCTTTCACGTACTTTCACTACGCATGCGATCAGGGACTCTTCTAGAGCATGCTCTACACTTCTCAGGACCTATCAGAATACTTTTCCGGTCTTTTCACTCAAAAGAGAGAAAAAATACTTTAAGAGTAATTACTAAAGAAAAGCTTGGAGAAGTGATTTTACGTGTATTAAGCTACAGCGTTCAAATAAAGCCTACTTGGCTGAAGATTTTGTGAGTCTAGCTGAATCAGTGAGTAATATCGAGTCAACGTTTTGAGGAAAAACAAAACAAAAATAAGCTAGCTGATGATATAATGAACGAAACAAAAAGTTATGAGTATTGAGTAGTACTCCAAATCGACCTAAAAGGAAGGGCCAAACCAGAGGGATATACTTTGGAGACAAAAGTAAAACACAATCTCAAAAAAATCCTCCTAAAATAACATATAAGCTACCTAAAGCTAGATGCTAATAAACTTATGAACGAGATAACAACTACACCACAATACCCTAAATACGAGAAGAAAGCGGCCTCGTACTCCTTCTTAATTTGATGAGGGCCTTTTGATGTGCTTCAGCAAGAGTGAGAGGGTTCAACAAGTTAAGATTGTCTTTCATCTTCTGGTGCCGAAAGCCGTTAATGAAACACTCCACAATCTGTTGGTCCGTATACTGCACATCAAGACGCCTCAAAAGCCAAATAAACTCGGTGGCGTATTCTTCTACCGATCGCATTTCTTGTTGCAACCCGTGAAAGCGTTGGAACATGATTTGGTCGTAGTTGAATGGTAAAAACGCCTTACGCATCGTCTTCTTCAACTTATCCCACGACAAGATTCTCGGTTTTCCCTCACGTGCGCGTGACGACTTTTGTTGCGACCTGCACCAAGCTGCTGCTGAGCCGCGGAACCGCATGGCAATCATGGGAACGCTTCGCTCCAAAGACACGCGTTAGAACTCAAGAGTCTCTTCGACCGTGGCGATCCAATCTAGAAGTTCCTCGGCTGATTGTTCGCCAGAAAATTCCGGAAGAAGTTCAATGACGTCAGGGTTCTCGCCATGCACTGACAAAGGATTGTCTTCTTCATTGTTGTCGGCTTTTTCTTGTGGCTGTGCCAGAGCTTGCACAACCGTTGTCAACTGCTGCTGGATTTGTAACATGTCTTGTAGATGCGTGAGTATCTCTGCGTCTGTCAGAGCTGGAGGGGCCATGGCGAAGGAACCTTGTGTGGTTTTTAGAACAGTCTTTTTGGAAGCTGCTGAATAATGAAGGACACAAAAGCTAATATAAATAGGGCTCTGAATCTAGGGTTTCAATCGACCTTATAAGAATTTGAGGACATTGTTCGAAATAATGTTTTTATTTAATTTTGTCTTTTTTTAAAATCAATTTTGTTTAACTGATTTTTAATAAATCTTAATCTACGTTGTTTTCTCTCAAAAATTGTTTATTTCTTAAAAAAATCAGTAAAAATATCAATTATCATGAATTTTAGTAACATGAACATATATTTACATCTTATTACTATATAATTTATTTATATTTTAATCCCAATAACTAAAAATACACTAAAATATTTATTCTTGTTACATTTATTTTTTGATTTTAGTTTTATATGTAAAAATTTATCTATAATTATGTGTATATGACATATATTTGGACAACTGGCTCCAATGTTTGTTTACTCCAAGCGAAACACTCTTAAGTGGAGACACATGTAAAAATGGTGATTCCAAGCCATATATGTCGGCCTGACCGACAAAATGGTGGATGACTTTCAGAAAAATATGCAATGGATGTATACTATTATAAGTTTGGTGCTTCATGCCTACTCAAGAATCTTGGATCCACATTTCTTAGTCCTTGGATATTGACCCTTCATCATCTATCATCTGAGCTTTTTCTTCACTGGATCTATAGAGCCCAAGTCAAAACATTAATCATTTTTATCTGTCGTTTCAAGAATCGATTCTTTCCCTCCACAAAGAATGGGGAAAAACAATGATTCAAATTAAGTAAAGATGGCCAATGAGAACCAAAGACGCCTAACTCCATGAAAGATCAAATCAATCTAAAATCCAAACCTTATTTTCTTTACCATTATTCAAACAATCAAGTAAAAAAGAACTTAAAAAGAAAACAAAATCCAAATCTTCAGAATTTTCTTGATTCATCCATCTACATAGATCAATATTTCGCTTGAGAAAACAACAATCTATGTTGCTCAGTGCTTGGCATCTTCTTCTTGGCAGAACTTCGAATACTTGTCTGAATCCATCAGCTTCTGTGCCTCGCATGCATCACTCAACTCCACCTTTATGATCCATCCCTCTTCATATGGGCTTGTATTCACCTATAAATCTCACAAAAGAATCTCAGCTCGAGACCAAAGAGATCAAGAATCTCCAAGTTTATGATGTTTAACATCGGTAAATAAAATCTATACTGGTTACACAGCTCACCAATCCAGGGGACTCGGTCAGCACCTCATTGACTTCAACCACAGTACCAGAGATTGGAGAATTGATATCACTAGTTGCTTTCACACTCTCAACCGCGCCAAAACTCTCACCTTGTGACACGGAACGTCCCAAATCAGGTAACTCCACGTAGACCACATCACCCAAGTGGTCCTGCGCGTGATCCGTTATACCAAAGGTTGCTTTGTTCCCATTAATCTTCACCCATTCATGTGATTC
Proteins encoded in this window:
- the LOC106340599 gene encoding glycine cleavage system H protein 2, mitochondrial-like — translated: MAARFLWASRVASHLRISVAQRGFSSVVLKDLKYAESHEWVKINGNKATFGITDHAQDHLGDVVYVELPDLGRSVSQGESFGAVESVKATSDINSPISGTVVEVNEVLTESPGLVNTSPYEEGWIIKVELSDACEAQKLMDSDKYSKFCQEEDAKH